One genomic window of Phoenix dactylifera cultivar Barhee BC4 chromosome 6, palm_55x_up_171113_PBpolish2nd_filt_p, whole genome shotgun sequence includes the following:
- the LOC103705236 gene encoding probable protein S-acyltransferase 22, with protein sequence MRKNGWQLPYHPLQVVAIAVFLALGFAFYVFFAPFVGKKLFEYVVIGIYTPLVTCVFFLYVWCAATNPADPGLFRSKKCLQLEGNAKQTQPKEFRGDSLKNEAHAATTGDKCLDETINKEAIDGKSSDRLPRESLSCCNTFLAVFLRWCPLLCNQSHSREQSSEQQMSEDGMFYCSLCKVEVLKYSKHCRVCDKCVDGFDHHCRWLNNCIGRRNYRRFFVLMVSALLLLILQWSIGILVLILCFLERKRFSVEIISKLGSSFSLVPFVVVVASCTFLAMIATLPLAQLFFFHILLIKKGISTYDYIIALREQEQQEQQGVGGQQSPQMSSVSSLTGLSSASSFSAFHRGAWCTPPRLFLEDQFDVVPPEIGTSVNPTGKKMMLEESTRKKNAGTVKISPWTLARLNADEVSKAAAEARKRSKVLQPIVRRDMPLEQEMDNSFGSGSGRIAPRPDNRRRPNKRGRFPVDLPLEPLAKISASTTDSNGTDLAPDTSSSLAPLQLEARSAFRPNRLVASAKIIASSPDSSLGSPDLHPFRISSSGAEEVQGLTSVPVPGTAAQKGIQLSRSTSDGYEASGGEDSDRIPSRIVHRSSNWANLVLNSGHGEMAADFKTSSGSLQSYVRQL encoded by the exons ATGAGGAAGAATGGGTGGCAGCTTCCATATCATCCCCTTcag GTGGTGGCTATAGCTGTTTTTCTGGCACTGGGGTTTGCTTTCTATGTGTTCTTTGCTCCCTTTGTTGGAAAGAAGCTCTTTGAATATGTGGTGATAGGGAtctacactcccctg GTTACATGCGTCTTCTTTTTATATGTTTGGTGTGCTGCAACAAATCCTGCAGATCCAGGACTTTTCAGGTCTAAGAAATGTCTTCAACTAGAGGGCAATGCAAAACAGACTCAACCCAAGGAATTCAGAGGAGACAGCTTGAAAAATGAAGCACATGCCGCAACAACTGGTGACAAATGTCTAGATGAAACTATCAACAAAGAGGCCATTGATGGAAAGTCAAGTGACAGACTTCCGAGAGAAAGCTTATCTTGTTGCAATACATTCTTGGCAGTATTCTTGAGATGGTGCCCTTTGTTATGTAATCAGTCCCATTCACGTGAACAGTCATCTGAACAGCAAATGAGTGAGGACGGCATGTTCTACTGCAGTTTATGTAAAGTTGAG GTGTTAAAGTACAGTAAGCACTGTAGAGTTTGTGACAAATGTGTGGATGGCTTTGATCATCACTGCAGG TGGCTCAACAACTGCATAGGAAGAAGAAACTATAGAAGGTTCTTCGTCCTCATGGTTTCTGCACTTCTCTTG CTTATTCTACAGTGGTCGATAGGAATCCTTGTGCTGATACTCTGTTTCCTCGAGCGGAAGCGATTCTCTGTTGAGATCATCTCAAAGTTAGGAAGCAGCTTCTCTTTGGTGCCTTTTGTTGTTGTGGTG GCTTCTTGCACTTTCCTAGCAATGATTGCTACTCTACCGCTTGCTCAACTTTTTTTCTTCCACATTCTTTTAATAAAAAAG GGAATCAGCACATATGACTACATCATAGCTTTACGGGAGCAGGAACAGCAAGAACAGCAAGGAGTTGGTGGTCAGCAAAGTCCACAAATGTCTTCAGTGAGCTCTCTTACTGGACTGAGCAGTGCTAGTTCCTTTAGTGCATTTCATCGCGGTGCATGGTGTACTCCACCACGATTATTCCTTGAGGATCAG TTTGATGTTGTTCCTCCAGAAATTGGCACATCCGTGAATCCCACAGGCAAGAAGATGATGCTGGAGGaatcaacaagaaaaaaaaacgcAGGAACCGTTAAAATTAGTCCTTGGACCCTGGCACGTCTTAATGCAGATGAAGTTTCAAAAGCAGCTGCAGAAGCGAGGAAAAGGTCCAAGGTCCTGCAGCCAATTGTGCGGCGAGATATGCCACTGGAACAAGAGATGGACAATAGCTTTGGAAGTGGTAGTGGCAGGATAGCTCCGAGGCCTGATAATAGAAGGCGACCTAACAAAAGAGGCAGGTTCCCAGTGGACCTTCCCCTGGAGCCCCTAGCAAAAATATCAGCCAGTACCACTGACAGTAATGGCACTGACCTGGCTCCAGATACATCCTCCAGTTTAGCACCTCTGCAGCTTGAAGCAAGGAGTGCTTTTCGGCCTAACCGACTTGTGGCTTCTGCAAAAATCATTGCTTCTTCACCTGACAGCAGTTTAGGCTCACCTGATCTGCATCCATTTCGCATTTCCTCATCTGGAGCCGAAGAAGTACAGGGGCTCACATCTGTTCCTGTCCCAGGCACTGCTGCACAGAAGGGGATTCAGCTCTCAAGATCAACCAGTGATGGATATGAAGCATCAGGGGGCGAAGACAGTGACCGGATTCCATCAAGAATTGTTCACAGATCATCTAACTGGGCTAACCTTGTCCTGAACTCAGGCCATGGCGAGATGGCAGCTGATTTCAAGACATCTTCTGGAAGCTTGCAATCTTACGTTAGACAGCTTTAA
- the LOC103705324 gene encoding uncharacterized protein LOC103705324 translates to MGKVINITRRSIHAFFQSYHSFASTAALLVFPVAAATLLSQSLTLSSSPILRTISSRLRLLFDAAGFPASSQFFSLLNFKLSQVILTFISTLPFTLIFLILAKASVVQILHEFPRRRLAPPPLSSLLHIYPSLLLTYLFNSLVILSANAAIFSILLVAFNVADILHLSSNNSILVFSAASVILYSIVIANTMVACNLAIVISAMEDSGGYLSILKALVLIRGRTATGITLALPASLGMAAVEALFQYRVMRPYHLLRKFSPSVICEAFLIAYIYSLLIVLDTIITCMFLKICKAESGSYWNGYDYRTDSEPEAKGALQA, encoded by the coding sequence ATGGGCAAGGTGATTAACATCACAAGGAGATCTATTCATGCATTCTTCCAGAGCTACCACTCCTTTGCCTCAACTGCTGCCCTCCTGGTCTTCCCCGTCGCGgcggccaccctcctctcccagTCGCTTACTCTCTCCTCTTCCCCCATCCTCCGAACAATCTCTTCCCGCCTCCGGTTGCTCTTCGATGCCGCCGGTTTCCCCGCCTCCTCCcaattcttctccctcctcaATTTCAAGCTCTCCCAGGTCATTTTAACATTCATCTCCACTCTTCCTTTCACCCTCATCTTCCTAATCCTCGCCAAAGCATCTGTTGTCCAAATCCTCCATGAATTCCCTCGTCGCAGGCTCGCACCGCCGccactctcctctcttctccataTTTATCCCTCCCTCTTGCTGACTTACCTCTTCAATTCCTTGGTCATCCTCTCCGCTAATGCCGCCATCTTCTCGATCCTTTTGGTAGCCTTCAACGTTGCGGACATCCTCCACCTTTCCTCAAACAACTCCATCCTAGTCTTCTCTGCCGCAAGTGTCATTCTATATTCCATTGTCATTGCCAACACCATGGTGGCATGCAACCTAGCAATTGTCATCTCCGCCATGGAAGACAGCGGCGGCTATCTCTCCATCCTCAAGGCCCTTGTGCTCATCAGAGGTAGGACGGCAACCGGCATAACACTAGCTCTGCCTGCGAGTCTGGGCATGGCTGCGGTAGAAGCGTTGTTTCAGTACAGGGTGATGAGACCATACCATCTGTTGCGCAAATTTAGTCCATCAGTCATCTGTGAAGCCTTCTTGATCGCCTACATATATTCGCTCCTCATTGTCCTCGACACGATCATCACCTGCATGTTTCTGAAGATCTGCAAGGCAGAAAGTGGATCCTATTGGAATGGATACGATTATAGAACAGATAGCGAACCAGAAGCCAAGGGTGCTCTCCAAGCTTAA